The nucleotide sequence CTACGCTAAGTGGTGGACAACCACAGTACTATATCAGCTAAAATATCAGCATTTTGCTTTTTCAATTTTATTCCTCTAGAAATTAACTCCAGGGCTTTGTTTGCATTTATGATTCTCTAAGCCAGTGTTGCTGCTTTAAATAATTTGGGAATCTGTACCACTGAACTCCTTATTCCCTCCATCCCGGTCAgatgcttattttccaaggagtgttGGGAAGCTGATTCTTGCAGCCAAATTTCAGCAGCTCACATTTAGCTGTACTGATATTAAGTCGCTATTTAAATGTTCATTGTGCAAATGTATTAATAGCATTGATGCCTTCATGTGTTTTGATGCATTCTCCATCTGTGTTAACCATACACTCAATTGAGATTTTTGCAATTATTTGACATTGTTCTTCTGCTTCCTGGTTCCATATTGTTTATGTAAATAGAGAATGACAGTGTTGCCGGCGGTCATCCTGATggtacaccacttcccaccttgcaCTGATTTTAGTAAATAACGTTAACCTCTACGCCCTGTTTTCAGTTTTTTTCTATCCAGTTGCTACACATTCTCATGCGTTCTGCTTAACTCCATTTGCTTTGCGATTAGTCATTAGTCTGCTGAGTGATAACTAATCAAAAGCCTTTAGAAAATCACTGTTTACTACATCTACTGCATTAATCTTATCTACACTTTCTGATACAATTACAAATAATTgagtaaggttggtcaagcatgaccttccttttggaatatgtgcttACTACAGTTAGATATATTGTGAACATCTAATTTTTAAAGTTACGTATTTGTATACggattctattatctttcctaccactgacgttacaCAGTCTGGTCTACAGTTCCTTTGGCTTGCTCTATCTTCTGTTATAAGCACAACATTCATATTGGGTGTACTTCAAACCTCTGGCATTATTTAATTTTATGGTGATTATTATGGAACAGATAATGGCGCGTGTGCTTTCTTTTCACTAACTTTTTAATGATGTGTGAAAGCAATGTATTCAAACCAGCGACTTTCCTCTCTTTGATTACTTTATGAAACATCTTCCCATTTTCTACCTTACGTATCCTGAAGTTGTTTGTTGATTTTTTTTACTGTTGTTTCAAAGTTTAGTTCCTCCCCTCGGTGATTTCTCTCCCTTATTCAGTCTAAGAATCCTCATCAACTGTTTAATTCTGTTCCGAATGCCCCACGACACACATGACTTCCTTCCTTCTAAATTTGGAGCTACGCTACAAAAGCTCACTTACATTtatgtccatgtcagtctgccatTATCTGGCCCAATGCCCAGTAAAGCTGAGCTCTCCTTAAACGCAGAGTTGGATGGGAACTTGtctgacagacaccatgaggccgTTACTGGCACATTTTTTCTTCATCTCCTACTGGTTTAATCCGTGGGCTTTGTTTGGAAATAACTCCTTTTGTTTCATTCACACGCCGTTCACCTACAATATTGCTCTTCCTCATCGGCTCTGTTCTGGGAATCGAAACCCTTTAAGGTTTCTGATACTGATTCCCTGTGCAGGGACCCTGCTGCAAAGTACAGGTGTGTGGACCTCGTGTGTAAACTGCAGGTACTCCACAATCAAATGGTGTTACTATGTGAGCTGGTATGGGTCGCAGCTATAGGTTGCTGCGCTTGCATAGGGACATTATGTGTTCAGATCCTACTCATGTTCCTCATGCACAATTTTGTTCAATATTTTGATAATTGTGCTGGTGTCGTTTGTTTCTTTTGActtgaactggaaaatgtcatcagcATTTCATTCAGTTTCCAACCCTACTGATCTTCACATGGTCGGTCTCTGATGTATGCTGTCCTTTCGTCAATTTTGTTGTCTTTATTTCTGGTGATTAGCCATCCACTGACATATATTACAATCTCATTGTCTCTCACAGCTACCTTGATAACACTTCCTCCCACCAAGCTgcctggaaagactctgttccttTTCAGAGTTTTCTCACCTGTTTCAATGATGATAACCTCCTCACAGTGCTTCAGAAATGTCCATAGTATAGCTCTGCCGATAATTCACCTCTGCTATGTGTAACAGGGCTTTCGATCGTATCCACCGCATCTCCTCTGTAACTGACTTGACCCCTTCACCTGCCTATCAGAACCATGATAAGCTTTCATTTGTCCTGACAGTCCATCCCATCAGACTCCACATTCAGTGCATCAGCCTCCCCATTTCTGTCACATCCAGCCAAGCTAACACCAACCAAATGTTCTACTCACCTTCAAGCACCCTGTACCGCTGGACACCttagtccactcctcaatcactcccAATATCAGCTCCTCTTTCCCCGACAACTTGCTATGCAAGAACAAGCGATGTAATTCATTTcttttttacctcctccctcccttTCAGACCCTAAACATTGATTCCAGGTGAAGAAACGATGTCCTCGTTTTTACTTCAATTTAGGGAAAGTATTTGCATCTCAATGTGGAGTCTCTTGGACATTGCGAAAGGAGTaaaggcagattgggtgattgcttttctGAACTCCTTCTTTCAGTCTGCAAGGGTGAACCTGACCTTTTAATCGCTTGTCACAATAATTGTGCATCCTACTCCTACTCTGACATCCCCATCCTTGACCTCCTATCATCTTTGCTTGAAACAGCACAATATATGTCAGAATCAGTGGGAGCGCAGCGCGTGAATGCTCCTGTTTTTCACAAGGATCCCCTGCTGGCACACAGCTGATCCACACTGGTGTCTACACATCACTCTCAGTATCTATTCCACTCGAACGTTCTCCACTTTTCGCGATTttacatgctctctctccctctgtaattTGGCTGCAGCCATTTAAACATCCTCTGGACACATTCTGTGTGTGTTTCAATTGCCATAGTTGCTTCCAGCATGGGATCAGGGTGCAGAGTTTCAAAGTTCTAACTTCACAGACAGCCTATTTTATCCTTGACGGGTTTCCTGGCCAGAAGTACACCTGATTGACAGGCACTGTTTCTATTCGGGCAGGGAGGACTCTGCAGCTGGACTCAGGTGCATGGAGGTCCAGGGCACGACCTTGGAGTATGGGGGTTCTGCTGGTATCAGGGATGTCCAATTGCCAATTCTATAGTGGGAGATAGTAGCGGCTGCTCTGATCGCTGTTCAAATGATCCCAATCATTGGGGAGGGATATTATCACCTGGAACCTGGTCCACGTccaaggagagtgactgggagtggtGACTGTCTGACTCATAACACGAGGGTGCAATGTTATCCTTGGTGCTAAAATGCTGCCCTTACCTTCTGACTCTAGTATGGGGAATGTTAATCAATTAACTACAAGTCCTGTCTCCCTTCTCTATCTTACAGTTAATATTTTGGCATTTGTGattctgtcccggggaaagtgcggcctctccatctgcaccactcgctatctggtggccatggcaatggcggatctgctggtcatcATAACTGAGGTTATTCTGTGGcgaatcagttattattatttcccgggatctttcctgtACATTACCCCCGCGTGTAGTGTTATCTTTGTCCTGAGGCTTGCAGccagagactgttctgtctggttcaccgttactttctcctttgatagatttgtggccatCTGTTGCCATGTGTTGAAAACCAAATATTTCacggagaaaactgcggctgttgtTCTATCAACAacatgcattctgctctgtttaaaaaacatccccttctattttacatatgaacctggagaactaatcgacaatgtaccgtggaaTTGTTATACAAATCCAGATTTTTATATACAGTCTGGATGGGTGGGTTTTGACTGGTTTGAAAATATttcaaccccattgctcccattcgttttaattctgttgctcaacggtctgacagtcagacacattttagtagcCAGTCGAGTCCgtcagggactgaggggtcagagcaagggacaaAATCGcattgacccagagatggagagcagaaggaagtctgtgattttactattCACCATATCCGGCAATTTCATACTTCTGTGGTCGGTGTATGTTTCAgtattcttatattataacattacaggaacagaTCCCGTGGAATACAACGATTCTGAATTAACGTTTGAAAGAGCTGGATTGATGCTAATGAACTTAAGCTGCTGCactaacacatttatttatgtggcaacacagtccaagttcagacaGCAGATCAAGAGTGCATTGAAGTTTCCTGTTACAGAaatcattcaattaattaataaacaaaataacAGATAGCAGCCCAGAAGTGAGTCGCAGTGTTTTCAGTCCATAATTGCAATACTTATGGAAATAGGTGACCGACATCCGGATGACTGGAAATAAAGTGTCAGAGTGGGGGTAAGTTTACAGACGCCAGAGAGAAGTGGGGCAGCAAGCTAGACGAGGCTTTCGAACGACCGGATGGAAAGGAGACAGGATGGAAGTCAGAGCCCCTCTGTGGGATGGGGATTAAACAACCACCACATTCTCTCTCCAACCTCCACTGGATCAATTCTAAGCTCCTCCTATCTGCTGAGAAAGAAGAATTTGCTCTTACAAAAGCCATAATGCAGCAGACGGTGAAATTCATTTTGTGCCAATTGTTTATTATTATTGTTTGTATTGTTTTAATTGCTTTGTTGAGTCCCTCTCCCTTCCATTCTCCAATCCTTTATTCTGTCGTGTCTCCTCTTGCTGTCTGTTCCTCCCTGGACAAGCGCAGTTGAGGGATTAAGACGGGTAGACAAGACTTGGAGTAAAGGACTGGAGTCAAGCTCGGTACAAGAATCGATAGCATCGGTGACTCAGTTTTGTGGATGTTCAAATGGACAGAGACGAGTCCCGTactggcccccatgttagctgatattgttacagATTCGCTCTCCGCAGGAGCTGTCCCTCGCTTCTTGAAATCTgcatcatcaaccctctcctcaaaaaacacctTGATCCCTCCATCATTGTAAACTTCCACGTTTAACTCCCACCTCACTTTCCTTGTTAAAGGCCTTGATCGTGATGTTGCCTGGGACATCTGTGACGGTTTCCTACAGCAGTAGAACTCACCCTTATCTCTTTAAacccctccagtccctgcaaccatcCATAtgtctgtaactgcctccagctcTGACAACTCCCAAGTATTCTGTgctctgccaattctggcctcttgagaaacCCAGAATTTAATCTCTCCACCGTAGATGGCGTTCTTTCAGCTCTCTGGACGCTAAGGTTTGCAATTCACTCCTTAAATCTACCTTCACGTCACTttcctcatttcaaacactccataAAACTACCTATTTCACCAAGCTTTAGTTCACCTCTACATCACatgttgctttataatgctcccgtgaagtgtCTTGGAAAGCTTTACCAGGTACAATGAACGAAAGAAATAGCCATTGTTGCTGTATTTCACTCTCAGTT is from Heterodontus francisci isolate sHetFra1 unplaced genomic scaffold, sHetFra1.hap1 HAP1_SCAFFOLD_218, whole genome shotgun sequence and encodes:
- the LOC137365663 gene encoding probable G-protein coupled receptor 139; translation: MRPLLAHFFFISYWFNPWALFGNNSFCFIHTPFTYNIALPHRLCSGNRNPLRFLILIPCAGTLLQINILAFVILSRGKCGLSICTTRYLVAMAMADLLVIITEVILWRISYYYFPGSFLYITPACSVIFVLRLAARDCSVWFTVTFSFDRFVAICCHVLKTKYFTEKTAAVVLSTTCILLCLKNIPFYFTYEPGELIDNVPWNCYTNPDFYIQSGWVGFDWFENISTPLLPFVLILLLNGLTVRHILVASRVRQGLRGQSKGQNRIDPEMESRRKSVILLFTISGNFILLWSVYVSVFLYYNITGTDPVEYNDSELTFERAGLMLMNLSCCTNTFIYVATQSKFRQQIKSALKFPVTEIIQLINKQNNR